Below is a genomic region from Hippea sp. KM1.
TTGGTATAATCTATGAGTCAAGACCCAATGTAACGGTCGATGCCTCTATTCTGTGTTTAAAATCCTCAAACGGCGCCATTTTAAAGGGTGGCAAGGAGGCGATAAATTCAAACAGGGTGCTGGTTGAACTCATAAAGGAATCCCTAATCAGTCAAAACATAGACGAAAATGTCGTAAACTTCATAGATGAAACAGACAGGAAAGCCGTTCTGTATATGCTAAAATTAGACAAATACATAGACGCCATAGTGCCAAGGGGCGGTGAGGGGTTAATCAAATTTGTAAGCCAGAATGCCACAATGCCGGTAATAAAGCACGACAAAGGCCTATGCCACGGCTATGTCGATGAATCTGCAGACCTACAAAAAGCACTCTCTATAGCATACAACGCCAAGGTTCAAAGGCCGGGCGTCTGCAACGCTTTGGAGACGCTTCTAATTCACAAAAACATAGCAGAGGGGTTCTTGGTTGAGTTTAAGAAGTTGATGGATGAGGCCGGCGTGGAGTTGAGGGGATGTAAAGAGACGCTGAAGATACTGCCGGATATAAAACCGGCAACGGATGAGGATTGGGATAGTGAGTATTTAGACCTCATACTATCGATAAAAATCGTAAACAGCATAGATGAGGCAATAGAGCACATCAACAGACACGGCTCGCAACACTCAGAGACCATCATCACCGAAAACCACACCAACGCCGAGCGGTTTTTGGATGAGGTGGATGCAGCATGCGTCTATGTCAATGCATCGACACGATTTACAGACGGCGGCGTATTCGGTTTTGGGGCAGAGATAGGTATAAGCACCAACAAATTGCATGCAAGGGGCCCTGTGGGATTGGATGAGCTAACCACATACAAATACAAAATCAGGGGAAATGGACAGATAAGACGGTGAGAATAGCCATATTTGGCGGGTCTTTCAATCCCATACACATAGGCCATCTAAGGGGCGCCATAAGCGTTTATGAGACATTTAAGCTAAACAAGGTGGTATTTATGCCTGCGGGTAACCCGCCCCATAAGAAGGTCGAACAGACAACCCCGCAACAACGGTATCAGATGGTCAAACTGGCCACAGAGGGTCTGGACTTTTTTGAGGTATCGAGGCTTGAAATAGACAAAAAAGGCATTAACTATACGATAGAAACCGTTTATGAGTTCAAAGAGAGCCATCCCAGCGATGAGCTGTTTTTCATTGTTGGAACAGATGCATTCTATCAATTGGATAGCTGGAAAAACCACAGGGAGCTTGTTGGATTGATTACATTTATCCTGATAAAGAGACCTGAATATGACACAAGCGCTATATTAAAAAAATACTCAAGCATCGTAAACTTCGAAAGGATAGAGAAAGAGGGTGCCTATAGCGCCAAGAAAAACACGGTTTACATATACACGCCACCGGCCTTTGATGTATCATCGAGCATGATCAGGAAGAAGATAAAAAACTCCGAATGCATAAGGTATCTGGTTCCAGAAAGCGTTGAAAAGTTTATAGAGAAAGAGGGGTTGTATAGATGAAGGATACAATTGTTGAGATTTTAAAAGAAAAGAAGGTGGAAGACATAAATGTGGTCGATTTAAGGATGAAATCGGCCCTGTTTGATTTCTTCGTTATAGGAACGGTCCAGTCCAATAAACAGGTCTATGCCATACTGGATGAGATCAAGAAAAAAAACATAGAGATCCACCACATAGAGGAAACATCCGACGGCAACTGGACATTGATAGACTGCTATGATGTTGTCGTTCACCTCTTCACAGAAGACAAAAGAAGGGAATACGATCTGGATTCTCTGTGGGATGCAACGGTGAAGATAAAGGAAAATGGTTGATTTAAATCACGCTGTAAAGATAGCCCAAAACACATACTGGGTCGGTTCTGTATTAAAGGATGATCAATTCCAATGCCATGTCTATCTAATCGAGAATGGAACCGAATCCATATTGATAGACCCGGGCTCAAGGCTTAGCTATGAACAGACCAAACAGAAGATAGAAGAGGTCATTCCCTTAAACCACATAAAATACATCATATGCCACCATCAAGACCCGGATATAACCGGCTGCATAGACAATCTCCTAAACGATATAGGCTCAAGCGACATATATCTCATAACACACTGGCGGGCATGGGCCCTGCTTAAACACTTCGGGTGGAATGTCAAGCTATATGAGATAGAGGAGCACGGATGGAAGCTGAAGGCTTCAGATACAAAGCTAAAGTTTGTGTTTACCCCATATCTCCATTTTCCGGGTGCTTTTTGCACATTTGACGAAAAAACGGGGGTTTTATTCTCAAGCGACATCTTCGGTGGATTTACGCCAAAGTTTGAGTTGTTTGCAAAAAGTGCAGACGATTACTTTGAAAAACTCAAACCGTTCCATCAGCACTATATGCCGAGTTCTGCCATCCTAAACCACGGCCTGGATGAGATAGAAAAATACCCCATAGAGATGATAGCACCCCAACACGGCTCAATAATAAAAAAGGAGCTTATAAAGCCCATCATAGAGAAGATGAGAAGCCTTGAGTGCGGCATCTTCAAGAACTTCAAATATACAAAAGACATCGTCAAATTATCAAAGATAAACGATGCGCTGGAGTCTGTCATAAACATAATAGCATCACAGGAGAGGTTCTTCGGTGTGGTGGATACAATAATAAACAACCTAAACGGTTTTTATAAGATAGACTCCATAAAGGCATTCCTAAGCGATGAGAATAACGAAAATATACTTATGCTGGATTCGGATTCCAAAAACATCAAACTCATTGAGGATAAACAGAAAACCCATATACTGCTGGATGCAGCCTTTTTGATAGAAGAGGGCGCCTTCTTTTACAGGCCATCAAAGATACACAAACTCTTAAATATAAATGAACCCTCATACACCTTCGCCGTAAAGGATAAGGATGGGAGGCAACACGGCATCTGCTTTGTGATATTCAACCCGACGGATATAAATTCACACATGGATCCAGAGATCATATCGAAATTTGAGCTGCCATTGACGCTTTCGCTTTTAAAAGAGAAACAGCTCTTCTGCCTGGAGAATAAAAACAGAAAGCTCTATGAGGAATCACTTAAAGACCCGCTAACCGGACTTTACAACAGAAGATACATGGAGCTGTTCATGAAAAGGGAAGTTGAGATGGCCAAACGCTACAAGCACACCCTTTCTGCCCTCATGATAGACATAGACGACTTCAAGAAGATAAACGACCAGTACGGACACAGGGTGGGGGATGAGGTTTTAAAGAAGATAGCAAAAATAATATTGGATTCAACAAGATCCGTTGATGTGGCAATAAGGTTTGGCGGAGAGGAGTTTGTCGTAATACTACCCAACACAAACATCTCAGACGCAAAAGCAATTGCAGGAAGGATCAGGGAAAATATAGAAAACAGCTCCATCCTTGAATGTGAGGATAAAAGCTCTACCAGATGCACGGTGAGCATCGGCGTCTCATCAACGGACAACTCCACTTCCATAGAAGAGCTTATCAACTATGCAGATAAGAACATGTATAAAGCCAAACGCAACGGCAAGAACAGGGTCATCGCCTAACCGCCAAATACCATCCTTTGTATTATCTCAAATGCCTCCTTTGCCCTTTTCTGGATAAACAGATTGGGCTTGCATACGGCCGTTGATGACGGATCGGGGTTTATAGTCACAACAAAAGACCCCCTCGATTGAAATCTAACGGCCAAATAGTCGTTTGTCGGCACAGCAGAGGAGGAACCTATAAGGAATATCAAATCTGGAACACCAACATCGTCAACAAAGGCTTGATAGTTCCTTATCTGGTATTCATTCTCCACATAACCCCAATCGCCAAACATCAGTATATTGGGACGCAAAAGCTCACCACAATGGGGGCATTTAGGCAGGTTGGTTGCTATCATCGTTTCATAATCCAGATCACACAGCGGCACATCTGTATTGGGTTTTACGCCGTATTCACAGGAATAGCCCCTCATACACTGCAGCCGCCACATGGAGCCGTGAACCTCATACACCAAGGATTCATCAAGCCCCGATATGATATGGTATCCGTCCGTGTTTGTTGTATGAACAAAGGATTTTTCAAAGACCTCCCCTATAAGTCTGTTTACAACATGATAACCCAAATGCGGCCTGTTTTGGTGTGCATTGCGCCTGCGCCATTCATAGAACGCCCAGGCGTACTGAGGTCTAACCTCGAAACTGTGGGGGTTTGCAAGGTCTATTGCATTAAGACCCAGCCTCTTAAAAACGGGGAAGTTGCGCCAATAGCCCTCTTTGTCCCTGAATGTCGGTATGCCGCTGTCTGCACTCATACCAGCGCTTGTCAAAAACAGACAGCTCTCTGCATTCCTTATCCTCTCCTCAAGCAGTTTAAAATCATTCGTCTTCATAGCCACTACCCTCCACAAAACAGTAAGGGTCTAAAGCCAAATAATCGCCGAAATAGGCATCGGCTCTGGCTCTGCAACCGCCGCACACATTTATATACCTGCAGGTTGCACATTTTTTATTGTATAACGAAAAGTCCCTGAGTCTTTTAAAGATCTCAGAATTATGCCATATATCCAAAAAACCCCTATCGAGTATATTGCCCGCATCCCTCAAAAAATAGCTGCACGGCTTAACCCTTCCGTCAAAACCTATAAAGGCTATCAGCTGACCCGCAACGCACCCTTTAGCCCCGCCGGTTGAAAACTTTAAACTCCTCCTTTGATAATCGAGCTTATTGCGTTTTGATTCTATATCCACCAAAGCGTAATACTCCGGTGCACATGTGGGTCTTACCAATATATCCTTCTCTTTCAACTCCATCTGAAAATGCCACTTTAGTATCTCTTTGTAGCTCTTCTTATCTATCAACTCCTCCCTTATTTCTTCTGCCCTACCTGTAGGCACAATCATAAACATATACCACGCCTTTGCGCCTAAGGATTTGGCCAATCTGTATGTGCTTTCTATGTCATGCTGATTGCGCCTTGTGAATGAGGAGTTGGTTATAAACTCAACACCGGCCCCTTTTAACATATTGGCTGCCTTAACTGTGGCATCAAAGGCGCCCTTAACCTTCCTAAAATCGTCATGAACTTCAGCTTTCGAGCCATCCAAACTCAAAGATACAATATCGATGTGTTTTTTAATCCTCAAAGCCATATCCTCATCAATCAATGTCCCGTTTGTGGCAAGCCCCACCCTCATCCCCTTTGAGTGTATAAAGTCGGCTATATCAAAGACATCCTCCCTCAAAAGCGGTTCACCACCGGTTAAAACAACAACGGGCTTAAACTGTTGCGATATTTCGTCTATCGTGTTTGTTATATCCTCAAAGCTCAATCTATCCTTCAGGTTCATTGAGGCCGATGTCCTGCAGTGTATGCAGTTCAGGTTGCATCGAGGGGTTATCTCAAATGCCAACCACTTCAATCCAAATTCCATTGCTATCTCAACCTTTCTATATCCTCTTTCTTGGCAACGACGATCAATGTATCTCCCTTTAGTATTATGTCGTTGGGCAGTGGGTTTATATTAACCCGCTTCTCCCTCTCTATGCCTATTATGTTCAAGCCAAACCGCCTTCTTACATCAAGCTCTACAATGCTCTTGTTAAAAAACATTTGGGGCGCTTTTATCTTTGCTAAAAGATACCTGCCCGTGGAATCCAAAGCCTCAATCACATCAAGACCGGCCAGATGGTTTGCCAGATCAACCCCCTTCTCCTTTTCCGGGAATATGACCCTTCTTGCGCCCACTTTAGCCAAAACCCTGCCGTGCAATGGGCTTGTAGCCTTTGCGTATATATCCTCGATACCGAAACCGTGCAGTATGGCAACGGCCAGAACACTCGTCTCTATGTTGTTGCCAACAGAAACAACCACCGTTGTTGCATTGTCCACGCCTATCTGCTTTAAGGCCGCCTCATCTGTGCAGTCCGCCTGATAGACATTCTCTATTATCTGTGCAAGGTCCTTTACCCTCTCCTCATCGTTGTCTATACATATAAGCTCTTTTCCAAGCTCAGAGAGTCTCTCTGCCACACTGCGTCCAAACCTGCCCAATCCTATAACGCAAAACAACTCACTCATACAAAGATTCTCCCCTCTGCCAACCGATAATTCCTGGTCGACTTCTTCCTAAAGAGGGCAACAGAAAAACTAAACAACCCTATCCTTCCAACAAACATCAAGACAATTATAACAATTTTACCCAAATCATCAAAAGAGCCAGACAAACTGACATTTGTATTGCTTATGGATAGCCCCACCGTGGAGATGGCAGAAACCGACTCAAACAAGACCCTCAAGAAGTTTACATTCTCTATGTCGCTAAGTATAAAAGACGAAAGGGAAACAACGATAAATGAGAGCGACAACACGACAAAGGATTTATACACCACCTCATCCGGCACCTTTCTTTTGAAGGCATCCACATCCCTCTCACCTCTGATGTATGAATATATGGCCTTCAAAACCACAAAAGCCGTTGTCGTTTTGATCCCGCCTCCCGTGCCGCCTGGTGATGCACCGATAAACATCAAGATAACAAACAAAAATATGGTGGAGTTGTGCATATAGCTTAAATCCACAGTATTAAAGCCTGCCGTCCTTGTGGTTATACTCTGAAACAGGCTAACCAATGCATCCTTAAAGAAGCTATTGTGTGCCAATATACCATCCCTTTCAAGCAGGAATATCAATACGGCACCGCCCACTATCAAAAAAGCCGTAAAGCTTAAGACAACTTTTGTATGCAAGGATAGATACCCTATATTGCCCCTTCTATACAAAAACAGCTCATCCAGCACAATAAACCCGATGCCACCCAAAACAATCAACGACATGATGGTAAAATTAACCAAAACATTGTATTTATACCCAACCAACGAGTCGGCAAAGAGCGAAAAACCGGCGTTATTAAAGGCGCTTATGGAGTGAAAAACGGCATAATAAAACCCATCCAAAAGCCCCATCTTGGGCACAAAAACAACCATCAAGACAACAGCCCCGACAAACTCGCACAACAGTCCGAAAATCATGATCCTTCTAAAGAAGCTCGTTATGGAGTGCATCTCGGGGTAATTCAACGCCTCCTTAAGAAGGAGCTTATCCTTATATGTCAACTTCCTCTTAAAGGCTATCATAACAAAGGAGGTCATGCTCATATACCCAAAGCCACCCACCTGAATGAGCGCCAAAATCACGATCTGGCCAAACAGGGTAAAGTGGCTCATGGGCAGGGTTATAAGGCCCGTTACGCAAACAGCCGAGGTCGAGGTAAACAGTGCATCGACTAAAGAGGTGGTGCCTTTTGATGCAAAAGGAAGCAAAAGTAGAACGCTTCCAAGCACTATAACGGATAGAAAGCCTAAAACTATGGCCTTAAGCGGGTTTTTCGTTATCGTCATTTAGAATGGTTCTTATATTATAGATCTTCTTATCCTGACTCTCGTAATATATGCGTGTAAGTATTTCGCTTATTATTCCTATGCCTATCAGATTAATGCCCGTCAATATAAGCAGAACACCCAACAGCAATAAGGGTCTATTGCTTAAGGAAACCCCGAAGAATATCTTTTGAACGGCCAAATACCCATCTATCAGAAAACCCAAAAAGAACATAAAAAACCCGACGATCCCAAAGAAATGGATGGGGCGTGTCATAAACTTCTGCATGAAATAGACTAAAATCAGATCCACTATAACCCTGAAGGTTCGTGATAGGTTGTATTTGCTCTTTCCAAACTTCCTGGGATGGTGATTAACCTCAACCTCGGCTATGCTCGCACCATAGATATTCGCCAAAGCCGGAATAAATCTGTGCATCTCTCCATACATATGGAGGTTCTTTGCCACACAGGCCCTGTATGCCTTAAGAGAGCACCCGTAATCGTGAAGCTCAACCCTTGTTATCTTGCTTATGAGCCTGTTTGCAACCTTTGATAAGAAAACCCTTTTAGGCTCATCCTGTCTCTTCTTCCTCCAGCCACTTACCACATCATACCCTTCGTTGAGCTTATTTATCAGCTTTGGTATATCCTCTGGATCGTTCTGCAGATCACCGTCTAAGCTTACGATAATCTCACCGTGTGCATAATCAAACCCTGCGGCCATGGCAGCTGTTTGACCGAAGTTCCTTCTAAATCGTATAACCTTAAACTGCTTATCCTTATCGGCTATCCGCTTAAGCTCATCAAATGTGCCATCGCTTGAACCGTCATCAACAAAGATTATCTCATGGTCATATCCGTTCTTTGTCATTACATCCTTTATCTTCTCATACAGAAGACCTACATTATCCTTTTCGTTATAAACAGGCACCACAACGCTTATCATAAAAGCTCCCTAAACTCCTCTATCGTTTTTTTGTAATCGTCGCTTGAGAATATGGCGCTGCCGGCAACAAATACATCGACACCCTTCCTTGAGAGCATGCCTATGTTCGTTTTGTTTATGCCGCCATCGACCTCAATAAGGAAGTCCAAACCGTTTCTCTCTCTGAATTCCACCAACCACTCAACCTTTTTTACTATGTTTGATATGTACTTCTGGCCGCCAAAACCCGGATTTACGCTCATCACAAGCACCATATCCACAAATTCAAGCACATACTCAAGCACCTGAGGCGGTGTGGCCGGATTCAGTGCAACGGCAGGCCTTGCCCCAAGTTCGGCGATTCTATTCACAACCCTGTTTAGATGCACAACGGATTCCTGATGAACACACAGATAATCAGCACCAGCCTCAACATACCTCTCAAGCCACAACTCCGGTGTCTCTATCATCAGATGCACATCAAGCGGCACCCTGGCCACCCTTTTAATCTGGGATACGATAAACGGCCCGAAGGTCATGTTGGGAACAAAATGTCCGTCCATTATATCCAGATGCAACATATCACATCCTGCATCCTCAACGGCCTTAATCTCATCGGCCAGATGTGTAAAATCACACGATAGAAGCGACGGTGCTATAAGCTTGTTATTCTTCAATTTTCCTCACCTCAACCTTCTCTATTTTCTTGCCATTCACCTTTAAAACCCTTATTTTATACCTACCCTCAAGCTCAAACTCATCACCTTCATTGGGGATCCTATCGGCTAAATCGTAAACAAGCCCGGCCACCGTTTCATACTCCTCCATATAGCTCTCCTTGTTTATGCCCAGCTTCTCGCAAAAATCATCCAGATCCATACCGGCATCGACAATATACACCCCGTTATCCAACTTTACAAACTCATCCTCTTCCTTCTCATCGTATTCATCCCTGATGTCTCCCACGATCTCCTCCAGTATATCCTCCATCGTCACAAGGCCTGCCACACCGCCGTATTCATCGATAACGATGGCGACATGTATATGCCTTGCCTGAAACTCCTTAAACAGGTCGTATATGTGCTTGGTTTCTGGCACAAACATTGCATCCCTTAAAATCTCCCTTATGCTTATGGAGTGTATATCCTTCTCTTTTGCCTTTTTTATCAAATCCTTTATGTATGCTATACCCACTATGTTGTCTAAATTACCCTCATAAGCCGGTATGCGGGAATACTCATACTCCTCTATTATCTCAAGCAGCGTCTCTATGGAGCTTTCAACATCGACGCATACCATCTCCGTTCGTGGAACCATTATCTCCTTAACCGATATGTCCTTTATGTCTATGATGTTGTGCATCATCTCCCTGGTCTGATTCTCCAATATACCCTCTTTTTCGCTGACATTTATCATAAACTCCAGCTCTTCCTCCGTTATAAGCGGTTTTTCGCCGCCAACCTCACCACCGGCTATCTTTATAACCGCCGTTGCGAATATGTTGATTATGTATGTAAAGGGATAGAACAAATAATACAGAACGGCCAATATCCTTATGGAGAACTTAGCAAACCTCTCTGCGTTGTGTTTGGCAAATGTCTTTGGCGTTATCTCGCCAAAAAAGAGTATCAAAATCGTCATAACAGCCGTTGTGACTGCAAGTTGAGAAGAACCAGACAGCTTCATAGCCAAATCGCCAGCCAAAACAGAGGCAAATATGTTAACTATGTTGTTTCCTATAAGTATGGTGTTTAGCATCTTGTTTGGGTGGTGCAACCACAAGGAGAAATACTTAGCATTCTTATCGCCACTCTGGACTATCTGAGAAACCTTAAGGGGGCTCAACGATGTCAAAGCGGTCTCCGAGGATGAAAAGAAGGCACTGCAGATTAAGGAAAACACAATCAACAACCCCTCTGTATTCACACCCATCTCACTCTCCCTCAAAAGTGCTTATATCCACAATCATCCACCTTCTCCCTTTTACCATCCCTGATAAGCTCAACACCCATACCCTCAACAACCTCACCCACAATACTAAAATGGCCCATCTCAATCAGGCGGTCTTTGTATTTTCTATCTATACAGGCAATGATTTGATAATCCTCACCGCCGCATAGCATCTCATGCTTTGTTATAAAATCGGCATCACAAAACGGTATACTGTCCCACTCTACAACCATGCCAACCCCACTCTGCTTGCATATATGATTGCAATCCTGAATAAAGCCATCGCTTATGTCTATCATAGCCGTCGCCATACCTTTAACGCTTAAGGCCTCTTCTATCCTGGGTGTGGGGTTTAGATGCGCTTCTATATACCTATCGGCTCCTTTGATATTGTATTTTAGGGCAAAAAAACCGGCATAGGAGCAGCCTATCCTGCCACTAACGCATACAAGATCACCTACTTTGGCCGTGCTCCTTTTTACCGACTCACCCCTTTTATTTTCGCCCATTATTGTTATGTTTAAGACATTCACGCTCGATGAAGTCGTATCACCACCCAAAAGCTCA
It encodes:
- a CDS encoding glutamate-5-semialdehyde dehydrogenase, with product MNLEEKIEKLAYNTKTASRGLTKITEDKINAVLEKLKELIDKNRQRIKEANQIDIENAKKANLKASLIDRLLLNDKRIDGMIEATEAVKKLKSPVGKVIDGWRLQNGLNIERVKVPIGCLGIIYESRPNVTVDASILCLKSSNGAILKGGKEAINSNRVLVELIKESLISQNIDENVVNFIDETDRKAVLYMLKLDKYIDAIVPRGGEGLIKFVSQNATMPVIKHDKGLCHGYVDESADLQKALSIAYNAKVQRPGVCNALETLLIHKNIAEGFLVEFKKLMDEAGVELRGCKETLKILPDIKPATDEDWDSEYLDLILSIKIVNSIDEAIEHINRHGSQHSETIITENHTNAERFLDEVDAACVYVNASTRFTDGGVFGFGAEIGISTNKLHARGPVGLDELTTYKYKIRGNGQIRR
- the nadD gene encoding nicotinate-nucleotide adenylyltransferase, yielding MRIAIFGGSFNPIHIGHLRGAISVYETFKLNKVVFMPAGNPPHKKVEQTTPQQRYQMVKLATEGLDFFEVSRLEIDKKGINYTIETVYEFKESHPSDELFFIVGTDAFYQLDSWKNHRELVGLITFILIKRPEYDTSAILKKYSSIVNFERIEKEGAYSAKKNTVYIYTPPAFDVSSSMIRKKIKNSECIRYLVPESVEKFIEKEGLYR
- the rsfS gene encoding ribosome silencing factor; the encoded protein is MKDTIVEILKEKKVEDINVVDLRMKSALFDFFVIGTVQSNKQVYAILDEIKKKNIEIHHIEETSDGNWTLIDCYDVVVHLFTEDKRREYDLDSLWDATVKIKENG
- a CDS encoding diguanylate cyclase, which encodes MVDLNHAVKIAQNTYWVGSVLKDDQFQCHVYLIENGTESILIDPGSRLSYEQTKQKIEEVIPLNHIKYIICHHQDPDITGCIDNLLNDIGSSDIYLITHWRAWALLKHFGWNVKLYEIEEHGWKLKASDTKLKFVFTPYLHFPGAFCTFDEKTGVLFSSDIFGGFTPKFELFAKSADDYFEKLKPFHQHYMPSSAILNHGLDEIEKYPIEMIAPQHGSIIKKELIKPIIEKMRSLECGIFKNFKYTKDIVKLSKINDALESVINIIASQERFFGVVDTIINNLNGFYKIDSIKAFLSDENNENILMLDSDSKNIKLIEDKQKTHILLDAAFLIEEGAFFYRPSKIHKLLNINEPSYTFAVKDKDGRQHGICFVIFNPTDINSHMDPEIISKFELPLTLSLLKEKQLFCLENKNRKLYEESLKDPLTGLYNRRYMELFMKREVEMAKRYKHTLSALMIDIDDFKKINDQYGHRVGDEVLKKIAKIILDSTRSVDVAIRFGGEEFVVILPNTNISDAKAIAGRIRENIENSSILECEDKSSTRCTVSIGVSSTDNSTSIEELINYADKNMYKAKRNGKNRVIA
- a CDS encoding SIR2 family NAD-dependent protein deacylase, coding for MKTNDFKLLEERIRNAESCLFLTSAGMSADSGIPTFRDKEGYWRNFPVFKRLGLNAIDLANPHSFEVRPQYAWAFYEWRRRNAHQNRPHLGYHVVNRLIGEVFEKSFVHTTNTDGYHIISGLDESLVYEVHGSMWRLQCMRGYSCEYGVKPNTDVPLCDLDYETMIATNLPKCPHCGELLRPNILMFGDWGYVENEYQIRNYQAFVDDVGVPDLIFLIGSSSAVPTNDYLAVRFQSRGSFVVTINPDPSSTAVCKPNLFIQKRAKEAFEIIQRMVFGG
- a CDS encoding radical SAM/SPASM domain-containing protein; the protein is MEFGLKWLAFEITPRCNLNCIHCRTSASMNLKDRLSFEDITNTIDEISQQFKPVVVLTGGEPLLREDVFDIADFIHSKGMRVGLATNGTLIDEDMALRIKKHIDIVSLSLDGSKAEVHDDFRKVKGAFDATVKAANMLKGAGVEFITNSSFTRRNQHDIESTYRLAKSLGAKAWYMFMIVPTGRAEEIREELIDKKSYKEILKWHFQMELKEKDILVRPTCAPEYYALVDIESKRNKLDYQRRSLKFSTGGAKGCVAGQLIAFIGFDGRVKPCSYFLRDAGNILDRGFLDIWHNSEIFKRLRDFSLYNKKCATCRYINVCGGCRARADAYFGDYLALDPYCFVEGSGYEDE
- a CDS encoding potassium channel family protein, with the protein product MSELFCVIGLGRFGRSVAERLSELGKELICIDNDEERVKDLAQIIENVYQADCTDEAALKQIGVDNATTVVVSVGNNIETSVLAVAILHGFGIEDIYAKATSPLHGRVLAKVGARRVIFPEKEKGVDLANHLAGLDVIEALDSTGRYLLAKIKAPQMFFNKSIVELDVRRRFGLNIIGIEREKRVNINPLPNDIILKGDTLIVVAKKEDIERLR
- a CDS encoding TrkH family potassium uptake protein, translated to MTITKNPLKAIVLGFLSVIVLGSVLLLLPFASKGTTSLVDALFTSTSAVCVTGLITLPMSHFTLFGQIVILALIQVGGFGYMSMTSFVMIAFKRKLTYKDKLLLKEALNYPEMHSITSFFRRIMIFGLLCEFVGAVVLMVVFVPKMGLLDGFYYAVFHSISAFNNAGFSLFADSLVGYKYNVLVNFTIMSLIVLGGIGFIVLDELFLYRRGNIGYLSLHTKVVLSFTAFLIVGGAVLIFLLERDGILAHNSFFKDALVSLFQSITTRTAGFNTVDLSYMHNSTIFLFVILMFIGASPGGTGGGIKTTTAFVVLKAIYSYIRGERDVDAFKRKVPDEVVYKSFVVLSLSFIVVSLSSFILSDIENVNFLRVLFESVSAISTVGLSISNTNVSLSGSFDDLGKIVIIVLMFVGRIGLFSFSVALFRKKSTRNYRLAEGRIFV
- a CDS encoding glycosyltransferase family 2 protein, with product MISVVVPVYNEKDNVGLLYEKIKDVMTKNGYDHEIIFVDDGSSDGTFDELKRIADKDKQFKVIRFRRNFGQTAAMAAGFDYAHGEIIVSLDGDLQNDPEDIPKLINKLNEGYDVVSGWRKKRQDEPKRVFLSKVANRLISKITRVELHDYGCSLKAYRACVAKNLHMYGEMHRFIPALANIYGASIAEVEVNHHPRKFGKSKYNLSRTFRVIVDLILVYFMQKFMTRPIHFFGIVGFFMFFLGFLIDGYLAVQKIFFGVSLSNRPLLLLGVLLILTGINLIGIGIISEILTRIYYESQDKKIYNIRTILNDDNEKPA
- the rpe gene encoding ribulose-phosphate 3-epimerase — encoded protein: MKNNKLIAPSLLSCDFTHLADEIKAVEDAGCDMLHLDIMDGHFVPNMTFGPFIVSQIKRVARVPLDVHLMIETPELWLERYVEAGADYLCVHQESVVHLNRVVNRIAELGARPAVALNPATPPQVLEYVLEFVDMVLVMSVNPGFGGQKYISNIVKKVEWLVEFRERNGLDFLIEVDGGINKTNIGMLSRKGVDVFVAGSAIFSSDDYKKTIEEFRELL
- a CDS encoding hemolysin family protein, whose product is MGVNTEGLLIVFSLICSAFFSSSETALTSLSPLKVSQIVQSGDKNAKYFSLWLHHPNKMLNTILIGNNIVNIFASVLAGDLAMKLSGSSQLAVTTAVMTILILFFGEITPKTFAKHNAERFAKFSIRILAVLYYLFYPFTYIINIFATAVIKIAGGEVGGEKPLITEEELEFMINVSEKEGILENQTREMMHNIIDIKDISVKEIMVPRTEMVCVDVESSIETLLEIIEEYEYSRIPAYEGNLDNIVGIAYIKDLIKKAKEKDIHSISIREILRDAMFVPETKHIYDLFKEFQARHIHVAIVIDEYGGVAGLVTMEDILEEIVGDIRDEYDEKEEDEFVKLDNGVYIVDAGMDLDDFCEKLGINKESYMEEYETVAGLVYDLADRIPNEGDEFELEGRYKIRVLKVNGKKIEKVEVRKIEE
- the thiL gene encoding thiamine-phosphate kinase → MKIKQLGEFGLIDRIKRRFDVSSGFVGIGDDCAILPFGNSEIVVSVDALVEGVHFFLDVDPYLLGRKALSVNISDIAAMAAVPRWAFLSLSLRDMEVEWIDHFIDGFCEVADEFGVELLGGDTTSSSVNVLNITIMGENKRGESVKRSTAKVGDLVCVSGRIGCSYAGFFALKYNIKGADRYIEAHLNPTPRIEEALSVKGMATAMIDISDGFIQDCNHICKQSGVGMVVEWDSIPFCDADFITKHEMLCGGEDYQIIACIDRKYKDRLIEMGHFSIVGEVVEGMGVELIRDGKREKVDDCGYKHF